From a single Nicotiana tabacum cultivar K326 chromosome 8, ASM71507v2, whole genome shotgun sequence genomic region:
- the LOC107804333 gene encoding histone H3.2-like, producing MARTKQTARKSTGGKAPRKQLATKAARKSAPATGGVKKPHRFRPGTVALREIRKYQKSTELLIRKLPFQRLVREIAQDFKTDLRFQSSAVAALQEAAEAYLVGLFEDTNLCAIHGKRVTIMPKDIQLARRIRGERA from the coding sequence ATGGCTCGTACTAAGCAAACAGCACGCAAATCAACAGGTGGAAAAGCTCCAAGGAAGCAGCTAGCTACAAAGGCTGCGAGAAAGTCAGCTCCGGCGACCGGAGGAGTGAAGAAGCCTCACCGTTTCCGTCCCGGAACTGTAGCTTTAAGGGAAATCAGGAAGTACCAGAAATCAACAGAGTTGTTGATTAGGAAGCTACCATTTCAGAGGCTGGTGAGGGAAATAGCACAGGATTTCAAGACAGATCTGAGGTTCCAAAGCAGTGCTGTTGCTGCCCTACAAGAGGCTGCTGAGGCTTACCTTGTTGGACTCTTTGAAGATACAAATCTCTGTGCCATTCACGGTAAGAGGGTTACTATCATGCCAAAGGACATTCAGCTTGCAAGGAGGATTCGCGGCGAAAGAGCTTAG